Proteins encoded in a region of the Rutidosis leptorrhynchoides isolate AG116_Rl617_1_P2 chromosome 9, CSIRO_AGI_Rlap_v1, whole genome shotgun sequence genome:
- the LOC139865663 gene encoding 3beta,22alpha-dihydroxysteroid 3-dehydrogenase-like, producing the protein MDYYFILSLLFTISFTTITYFLLRTATATATTRRKIRLPPGNVGLPFIGETLQLISDYKTENPEPFIDSRVKKYGTIFTTHVFGERTIFSADPETNRFILQNEGRLFESSYPGSISNLVGKHSLLFMRGNLHKRMHSLTMSFANSTIIKDHLLVDIDRLVRLNLDSWTGRVLLMEEAKKITFELTLKQLLSIDPCDWTENLRKTYMRVIEGFFCIPNPMLSPTYRRAIKARKQVAEALSLLVRERRNERKRGMTKNDMLAALFDGYGNDNGRVCLSDDEIVDFLVSLLVAGYDTTSTTMTLAVKFITDTPTALTQLKEEHDEIRAKKGTSVSLEWQDFKSMPFTQCVINETLRVSNIISGVFRRTMTDVDIKGYKIPKGSKVFTSLRAVHLDQDNFKDARVFDPCRWQKSFDPTNFMPFGGGPRRCPGYELARVALSVFLHYLVTRYSWEPAEEDKLVFFPTTRTQKRYPILVQRRSM; encoded by the exons ATGGACTACTATTTCATTCTCTCTCTTTTATTCACCATCTCTTTCACGACCATCACGTACTTCCTACTCAgaaccgccaccgccaccgccaccacccgcCGGAAAATACGTTTGCCGCCGGGAAACGTTGGATTACCATTCATCggagaaacacttcaactaatatCCGATTACAAAACTGAAAACCCGGAACCATTTATTGATTCCCGGGTTAAAAAATATGGGACAATTTTTACAACACACGTGTTTGGCGAGCGGACCATTTTTTCAGCTGACCCGGAAACAAATCGGTTTATTTTGCAAAATGAGGGTAGGTTGTTTGAATCGAGTTATCCCGGTTCAATATCCAACTTGGTTGGGAAACACTCTTTGTTGTTTATGAGAGGAAATCTTCATAAAAGAATGCATTCTTTAACTATGAGTTTTGCTAATTCTACTATCATCAAAGATCATTTGTTAGTTGATATAGACCGGTTGGTCCGGCTCAACTTAGATTCTTGGACCGGAAGGGTTCTACTCATGGAAGAAGCAAAGAAG ATAACATTCGAGTTAACACTAAAGCAACTATTGAGTATCGACCCATGTGATTGGACAGAGAATTTAAGGAAGACATATATGCGAGTCATCGAAGGCTTCTTTTGCATCCCTAATCCAATGCTATCCCCCACTTATCGTCGAGCTATTAAG GCAAGAAAACAAGTCGCAGAGGCATTAAGTTTGTTGGTGCGAGAAAGGCGAAATGAGAGGAAAAGAGGGATGACGAAGAATGACATGTTAGCGGCTTTGTTTGACGGTTATGGTAATGATAATGGCAGAGTTTGTTTATCTGATGACGAAATAGTGGATTTTTTAGTGTCTCTACTAGTAGCTGGTTACGACACAACATCAACCACCATGACTCTCGCCGTTAAGTTCATCACCGACACACCGACAGCTCTTACACAACTAAAG GAAGAACATGATGAAATCAGGGCGAAAAAGGGTACATCAGTGTCTCTTGAATGGCAAGACTTTAAATCAATGCCCTTCACACAATGT GTCATTAACGAAACTTTGAGAGTCTCTAACATAATCAGTGGCGTATTTAGGAGAACAATGACAGACGTTGATATTAAAG GTTACAAAATCCCTAAAGGATCAAAAGTATTCACTTCACTACGAGCTGTTCATCTTGATCAAGACAATTTCAAAGACGCGCGTGTTTTTGATCCTTGTAGATGGCAG AAATCTTTCGATCCAACAAACTTTATGCCGTTTGGAGGAGGGCCGAGGAGATGCCCTGGATACGAGCTAGCCAGAGTTGCGCTATCTGTTTTTCTACATTATCTCGTTACTCGTTATAG TTGGGAGCCTGCGGAAGAGGATAAATTGGTGTTTTTTCCTACGACGAGGACTCAAAAGCGATATCCTATCTTGGTGCAACGACGTAGTATGTAG